One window from the genome of Amaranthus tricolor cultivar Red isolate AtriRed21 chromosome 9, ASM2621246v1, whole genome shotgun sequence encodes:
- the LOC130823380 gene encoding uncharacterized protein LOC130823380, giving the protein MEDVQGEADEVINPDIEVFISYFENLNIDSEFDINEKYTSEIYANIDVSLTLEDAISQSQSNSQEEPNRRLPWGTIKRIALQHNTSRWTVARLWESAKTTMQNGIIIDVNSRKRERVGRKPRVFDMTLLNVVPIEKRTTIRAMASALGIRHSQVYRMIKSGNIRAHTNSIKPKLSHDHKIRRINFILSQIIPPTKDNPPKFSLMYNVVHIDEKWFYMCRETQRYYLFPWEEEETYRCVQNKNFMGKVMFITAVARPRISTDGEVLWDGKIGIFPFTETYYAIRRSENRPAGTPQLRAITKVTRDVIRDTLINEVLLAIRMKWPANRVKDTLTRKPRCNAKSKAQKYKTKENQIPIS; this is encoded by the coding sequence ATGGAAGATGTTCAAGGTGAAGCAGATGAAGTTATTAATCCAGATATTGAGGTATTTATTTCTTACTTTGAAAACCTCAACATAGATTCTGAATTTGACATTAATGAGAAGTACACAAGTGAAATTTATGCAAACATTGATGTCAGTTTAACTTTAGAGGATGCCATTAGTCAAAGTCAATCAAACTCACAAGAGGAACCAAATAGACGTTTGCCATGGGGTACAATCAAAAGAATtgcattgcaacataacacatctAGGTGGACAGTAGCAAGGCTTTGGGAATCAGCCAAAACAACAATGCAAAATGGCATTATAATTGATGTTAATAGTAGAAAAAGGGAAAGGGTTGGTAGGAAACCAAGAGTATTTGATATGACTCTCCTTAATGTTGTTCCAATTGAAAAGAGGACCACAATTAGAGCAATGGCAAGTGCATTGGGCATTAGGCATTCACAAGTTTATAGAATGATCAAATCTGGTAATATTAGAGCTCATACAAATTCAATTAAACCAAAACTGTCTCATGACCACAAAATAAGAAGAATTAACTTTATTCTATCCCAAATAATACCACCTACTAAAGACAACCCACCAAAGTTCAGTTTGATGTATAATGTTGTACACATCGATGAAAAATGGTTCTACATGTGTAGGGAAACACAAAGGTACTACTTATTCCCTTGGGAAGAGGAAGAAACGTACAgatgtgtgcaaaacaaaaatttcatgGGTAAAGTAATGTTTATAACAGCTGTTGCAAGACCTCGTATTAGTACCGATGGAGAAGTGTTGTGGGATGGGAAAATAGGAATTTTTCCATTCACAGAAACTTATTATGCAATAAGGAGGTCAGAGAACAGACCGGCAGGTACACCACAGCTAAGAGCAATTACCAAAGTTACACGAGATGTAATTCGAGATACACTAATCAATGAAGTTCTATTAGCAATCAGAATGAAATGGCCAGCAAATAGAGTTAAAGATACACTAACTCGAAAACCAAGATGTAATGCAAAATCAAAAGCCCAAAAGTATAAAACGAAAGAAAATCAAATCCCCATTTCGTGA